A window of Natrinema versiforme contains these coding sequences:
- a CDS encoding NADPH-dependent FMN reductase: protein MTPSPSVVSVSGSLREESYTRTALKYVLRAAEEAGAETTLLDLREYDLPVYDPDIGEQGDSEAVTRLVREADAVVLGTPVYHGSYSGALKNFHDYCGFDEYEETTVGLLATAGGGSYGSTLDHLRITVRGVHGWVLPHQVGLRNASEKFETDPDAIDGRRFRDPALRDRVEKLGRMIAEYAFIDPSVTSSRSAAADD, encoded by the coding sequence ATGACGCCCTCCCCATCCGTCGTCTCCGTCAGCGGCAGCCTCCGCGAGGAGAGCTACACGCGAACGGCGCTGAAGTACGTCCTCCGAGCGGCCGAGGAAGCCGGTGCCGAGACGACGCTCCTCGACCTGCGAGAGTACGACCTCCCCGTCTACGATCCCGATATCGGCGAACAGGGCGACAGCGAGGCGGTGACCCGCCTCGTTCGCGAGGCCGACGCCGTCGTCCTCGGGACGCCGGTCTATCACGGCTCGTACTCGGGCGCACTGAAGAACTTCCACGACTACTGCGGCTTCGACGAGTACGAGGAGACGACCGTCGGGCTGCTGGCGACCGCCGGCGGCGGGAGCTACGGCTCGACGCTCGATCACCTCCGGATCACCGTCCGCGGCGTCCACGGCTGGGTCCTCCCCCATCAGGTCGGGCTCCGAAACGCGTCCGAAAAGTTCGAAACCGATCCGGACGCGATCGACGGCCGCCGGTTCCGCGACCCCGCTCTTCGGGATCGTGTCGAGAAACTCGGCCGGATGATCGCCGAGTACGCCTTTATCGATCCCAGCGTCACGTCGTCGCGATCCGCGGCAGCCGACGACTGA